In Silene latifolia isolate original U9 population chromosome X, ASM4854445v1, whole genome shotgun sequence, the following proteins share a genomic window:
- the LOC141620306 gene encoding protein FAR1-RELATED SEQUENCE 6-like yields MAGVLPRDIKNGLHLKTPEKPQPTSTQLYNETRKIRKEARGGRNTAQQMLALVVEAKYVHWHEINSEPKELTHIFMAHPDSVKLFQAYPYVVIMDSTYKTNTYKNPLIEMIGVTPTGSSFLIACSMIPTESEENYKWLLKKLVDILDVTEAPLLFLSPTGNWV; encoded by the coding sequence ATGGCCGGGGTTCTACCGAGGGATATTAAAAATGGTCTTCATTTGAAAACCCCAGAAAAACCTCAACCGACAAGTACCCAACTATATAatgaaacaaggaaaattaggAAAGAAGCTAGGGGTGGAAGAAACACCGCTCAGCAAATGTTGGCTCTAGTGGTAGAAGCGAAATACGTCCATTGGCACGAGATTAATTCCGAGCCAAAAGAGTTGACTCACATTTTCATGGCACATCCTGATTCTGTGAAGTTGTTCCAGGCTTATCCTTACGTGGTTATCATGGATTCGACTTACAAAACCAACACTTACAAGAATCCATTAATTGAGATGATTGGTGTCACACCCACCGGATCGTCCTTCTTAATTGCATGTTCGATGATTCCTACCGAGTCTGAGGAGAATTACAAGTGGTTGTTGAAGAAGTTAGTTGACATTTTAGATGTCACGGAAGCGCCCCTTCTGTTTTTGTCACCGACCGGGAATTGGGTTTGA